In Scatophagus argus isolate fScaArg1 chromosome 3, fScaArg1.pri, whole genome shotgun sequence, one genomic interval encodes:
- the dip2bb gene encoding disco-interacting protein 2 homolog B-A isoform X2, with product MADRGVDVSALPKEVRDQLAELDLELSEGDITQKGYEKKRTKLLAPYFIHTPVEPPRRNDAQPAAPSSSSSHAPPPSSSSRYRERRSRRTHRSGGTRDDRYRSDIHTEAVQAALAKHKEEKMALPMPTKRRSTYVQSPIETRTPPDSSSGSEDETSVARQSSVGAPPPLVNPNLQSPDSWINRTVQGSSTSSSASSTLSHGEAKPQPQSQPQPQHQHQPQPQPQYKPQYQPLYQPHHQLQYQQQEQPHTAAVTNLLAQSRIAPSENSAPPPDVTAVAPPSRGPRVDLPSNAVVRGMSRGQSRSSMMETADGVPVSSRVSTKIQQLLNTLKRPKRPPLSEFFTDDSEEIVEVPQPDPNTPKPEGRQIIPVKGEPLGVVSNWPPALQAALARWGATQGKSPALTALDITGKPLYTLTYGKLWSRSVKLAFTLLNKLGAKNEQILKPGDRVALVYPNSDPGMFWVAFYGCLLAEVIPVPIEVPLSRKDAGISQVGFLLGSCGVGLALTSEICLKGLPKTPTGEIMQFKGWPRLKWVVTDSKYLTKPSKDWQPHIPTANTDPAYIEYKASKEGTVVGVAVSKVAMLTHCQALTQACNYCEGETLVNVLDFKKDMGLWHGVLTAVMNRIHTISVPYAVMKACPLSWVQRVHIHKARVALVKCRDLHWAMMAHRDQRDTSLASLRMLIVADGANPWSVSSCDAFLNVFQSHGLKPEVICPCATSPEAMTVAIRRPGVPGAPLPARAILSMGGLSHGVIRVNTEDKNSALTVQDVGHVMPGALMCIVKPDGPPQLCKTDEIGEIIVNSRAGGNMYYGLPGVTKNTFEVIPVNANGVPIGEIPFVRSGLLGFVGPGSLIFVVGKIEGLLMVSGRRHNADDLVATALAVEPVKTVYRGRIAVFSVTVFYDERVVIVAEQRPDASEEDSFQWMSRVLQAIDSIHQVGLYCLALVPANTLPKTPLGGIHISDTKQFFLDGNLHPCNILMCPHTCVTNLPKPRQKQPVGVGPASVMVGNLVAGKRIAQAAGRDLGMIEDQDLVRKLCMWPTVMHQYLTEALHWRAQTDPDHVLFVLLNAKGVAVSTATCVQLHKRAEKIAAALTEKSSINTGENVVLLYPPGIDLIAAFYGCLYAGCVPVNVRPPHPQNLAATLPTVRMIIDVSKAACILTTQHLMRTLRSKEAAASVNIKTWPTIIDTDDLPRRKPPQIYKPPTAEMIAYLDFSVSTTGMLTGVKISHAAVSALCRSIKLQCELYSSRQIAICLDPYCGLGFVLWCLASVYSGHQSILIPPFELESCLSLWLSTLSQYRIRDTFCSYSVMELCTKGLGTQTELLKARGVNLSCVRSCVVIAEERPRLALTHSFSKLFKDVGLSSRAVSTAFGSRVNLAICLQGTTGPDPCTVYVDMKSLRHDRVRLVERGAPQSLPLMESGKILPGVRVIIVNPETRGPLGDSHLGEIWVNSPHSASGYYTIYGEENLQANHFNTKLSFGDPLTLWARTGYLGFVKRTELLDASGDRHDALFVVGSLDETLELRGLRYHPIDIETSVSRAHRSIAESAVFTWTNLLVVVSELCGSEQDALDLVPLITNVVLEEHHIIVGVVVIVDPGVIPINSRGEKQRMHLRDSFLADQLDPIYVAYNM from the exons GAGACGCTCCACTTATGTGCAATCTCCCATCGAAACCCGCACACCGCCAG acTCCTCATCAGGTTCTGAAGATGAGACGTCTGTGGCCAGGCAGTCATCAGTGGGCGCACCTCCACCTCTTGTGAATCCAAACCTTCAAAGCCCGGACTCTTGGATAAACCGCACCGTCCAGGGctcctccacatcctcctcGGCCTCCTCCACCCTGTCTCATGGAGAGGCCAAGCCACAGCCTCAGAGCCAGCCTCAAcctcagcatcagcatcagccaCAACCTCAACCCCAGTATAAGCCGCAGTACCAACCTCTGTATCAGCCTCACCACCAACTGCAGTACCAACAGCAGGAGCAGCcccacactgcagctgtgacCAACTTGCTGGCTCAGAGTCGCATTG CCCCCTCTGAGAACAGTGCCCCTCCTCCGGATGTCACAGCTGTGGCTCCTCCATCCAGAGGACCGCGGGTGGACCTGCCCTCCAACGCCGTGGTTAGAGGGATGAGCCGCGGACAGAGCCGCTCGAGCATGATGGAGACTGCGGACG GAGTTCCTGTGAGCAGCAGAGTGTCCACGAAGATCCAGCAGCTGCTCAACACCCTTAAGAGGCCCAAAAGGCCCCCGCTCAGCGAGTTCTTCACTGACGACTCAGAGGAGATTGTAGAAG TGCCCCAGCCAGACCCCAACACACCAAAGCCAGAGGGTCGTCAGATCATTCCAGTTAAAGGGGAGCCTTTGGGAGTGGTCAGTAACTGGCCTCCAGCCCTGCAGGCAGCACTAGCCCGTTGGGGGGCCACACAGGGGAAGAGCCCTGCGCTCACTGCTCTTGACATCACAGGGAAACCGCTCTACACACTGACTTATG GGAAGCTGTGGAGTCGCAGTGTGAAGCTGGCGTTCACCCTTCTGAACAAACTGGGTGCCAAGAATGAACAAATCCTCAAACCTGGGGACCGG GTGGCATTGGTGTACCCCAACAGTGACCCTGGGATGTTCTGGGTGGCCTTTTATGGCTGCCTCCTGGCTGAAGTTATACCTGTGCCTATTGAAGTACCACTGTCTCGCAAG gaTGCAGGTATCAGTCAGGTGGGGTTTCTGCTGGGTAGCTGCGGTGTTGGTCTGGCTCTAACCAGTGAGATCTGTTTAAAGGGTTTGCCCAAGACACCCACTGGAGAAATAATGCAGTTTAAAG GCTGGCCTCGACTGAAGTGGGTGGTGACAGACTCAAAATACCTGACCAAGCCTTCCAAAGACTGGCAGCCGCACATCCCCACTGCCAACACTGATCCTGCATATATAGAG TACAAGGCGAGTAAAGAGGGCACAGTGGTGGGTGTGGCTGTCTCTAAAGTAGCCATGTTGACCCACTGCCAAGCACTGACCCAGGCCTGCAACTACTGTGAAG GGGAAACTTTAGTTAATGTCCTGGACTTCAAAAAGGATATGGGCCTGTGGCATGGAGTTCTCACG gctGTGATGAACAGGATACACACTATCAGTGTTCCTTATGCAGTAATGAAGGCTTGTCCTCTCTCCTGGGTCCAGAGGGTCCACATCCACAAAG CTCGGGTAGCTTTGGTGAAATGCCGTGATTTACACTGGGCCATGATGGCTCATCGGGACCAGAGAGACACCAGTCTGGCTTCATTACGTATGCTCATTGTTGCAGATGGTGCTAACCCCT GGTCGGTGTCTTCCTGTGATGCCTTCCTAAATGTGTTCCAGTCCCACGGGCTGAAACCTGAGGTTATCTGTCCCTGTGCCACCTCTCCTGAGGCCATGACAGTAGCTATACGCAG ACCGGGTGTCCCTGGTGCACCCCTCCCCGCCCGTGCTATACTTTCCATGGGCGGCCTGAGCCACGGTGTCATCAGGGTCAACACTGAGGACAAGAACTCTGCCCTGACTGTACAAGATGTGGGACATGTCATGCCTGGAG CTCTGATGTGCATTGTCAAGCCAGATGGGCCTCCTCAGTTGtgtaaaacagatgaaatagGGGAGATAATCGTAAACTCCCGTGCTGGAGGCAACATGTACTATGGCCTGCCTGGAGTCACCAAAAACACCTTTGAG GTGATTCCGGTTAATGCTAACGGAGTTCCCATTGGAGAGATTCCATTTGTGCGGTCAGGACTCTTGGGGTTTGTTGGCCCA GGTAGTCTGATCTTTGTGGTGGGGAAGATTGAGGGTCTGCTGATGGTGAGCGGGCGGAGACACAACGCTGATGACCTGGTGGCCACTGCTCTTGCCGTGGAGCCAGTTAAGACCGTGTACCGCGGAAG GATcgctgtgttttcagtcacGGTGTTCTATGATGAAAGGGTTGTGATTGTGGCAGAGCAGAGGCCAGATGCCAGCGAGGAGGACAGCTTCCAGTGGATGAGCCGGGTGCTTCAG GCCATTGACAGCATCCATCAGGTGGGCCTGTACTGTCTGGCTCTGGTCCCAGCCAACACCTTACCCAAAACACCCCTGGGTGGCATCCATATCTCTGACACCAAGCAGTTCTTTTTAGACGGCAACCTGCACCCCTGCAACATCCTAATGTGTCCTCATACGTGTGTCACCAACTTGCCCAAGCCTCGCCAGAAGCAGCCGG TTGGTGTAGGTCCAGCATCCGTCATGGTGGGTAACCTGGTGGCAGGGAAGAGGATTGCCCAGGCTGCAGGCAGGGACCTCGGCATGATCGAAGACCAGGATCTCGTCCGGAAG CTCTGTATGTGGCCTACTGTGATG CATCAGTACTTGACAGAGGCTCTACACTGGAGGGCGCAGACAGACCCGGACCACGTCCTCTTTGTTCTCCTTAATGCCAAG GGCGTAGCAGTGAGCACAGCGACCTGTGTGCAGCTTCACAAGCGGGCGGAGAAGATAGCTGCAGCGCTgactgagaaaagcagcatcAACACTGGGGAGAACGTAGTCCTGCTCTATCCTCCTG GCATTGATTTGATAGCTGCCTTCTATGGTTGTCTCTACGCTGGATGTGTTCCCGTAAACGTCAGACCGCCGCACCCTCAGAACCTTGCAGCCACGCTGCCGACTGTCCGCATGATTATTGAT GTCAGTAAAGCCGCGTGCATCCTAACCACTCAACATCTCATGAGGACTCTGCGCTCCAAAGAGGCTGCTGCCTCTGTGAACATTAAAACATGGCCCACGATCATTGACACAG ATGACCTTCCTCGTCGCAAGCCTCCACAGATCTATAAGCCACCCACTGCAGAGATGATTGCTTATCTGGACTTTAGTGTGTCCACTACAGGCATGCTTACTGGGGTAAAG atTTCCCATGCGGCGGTCAGTGCACTTTGTCGCTCCataaagctgcagtgtgaactGTACTCCTCTCGCCAAATAGCCATCTGCCTGGATCCATACTGTGGTCTGGGCTTTGTCTTGTGGTGCCTCGCAAG CGTTTACTCAGGTCACCAGTCCATCCTGATTCCTCCCTTCGAGTTGGAGAGCTGTTTGTCCCTGTGGCTGAGCACGCTCAGTCAGTACCGTATCAGAGACACCTTCTGCTCCTACTCTGTCATGGAGCTGTGCACTAAAGGACTAGGTACTCAGACTGAATTACTCAAG GCCCGTGGAGTGAACCTGTCGTGTGTGCGGAGCTGCGTGGTGATAGCAGAGGAGCGGCCTCGCCTCGCCCTCACACACTCCTTCTCCAAGCTGTTTAAGGACGTGGGGCTGTCGTCCAGAGCTGTCAGCACTGCCTTTGGTTCCAGGGTTAACCTGGCCATCTGCCTGCAG ggcaCCACTGGTCCTGATCCCTGTACGGTTTACGTGGATATGAAGTCCCTCCGCCATGACAG AGTGAGGCTGGTGGAGAGAGGAGCACCTCAGAGTCTTCCTCTGATGGAGTCTGGCAAG ATACTGCCAGGTGTTCGGGTGATAATCGTAAATCCAGAGACAAGAGGTCCACTGGGGGACTCTCATCTTGGAGAG ATCTGGGTGAACAGCCCTCACAGTGCCAGTGGCTACTACACCATCTATGGAGAGGAAAATCTCCAGGCCAACCACTTCAACACCAAGCTCAGCTTTGGAGACCCACTGACTTTATGGGCCAGAACAGGATACTTGGGTTTTGTGAAGAGGACTGAGCTGCTGGATGCTAGTGGGG ATCGTCACGACGCTCTCTTTGTGGTGGGATCGCTGGATGAGACCTTGGAGCTAAGAGGGCTGCGCTACCACCCAATTGACATTGAAACCTCAGTGTCCCGGGCTCACCGCAGTATTGCTGAGAG TGCTGTGTTTACGTGGACCaacctgctggtggtggtgtCGGAGCTGTGTGGTTCAGAGCAGGATGCGCTGGACCTGGTGCCTCTGATAACCAATGTTGTCCTAGAGGAGCACCACATCATCGTGGGTGTGGTGGTCATCGTGGACCCCGGCGTTATACCCATCAACTCCAGGGGAGAGAAGCAGCGCATGCACCTTCGCGACTCGTTCCTCGCCGACCAGCTGGATCCCATTTATGTCGCTTACAACATGTGA
- the dip2bb gene encoding disco-interacting protein 2 homolog B-A isoform X1, which translates to MADRGVDVSALPKEVRDQLAELDLELSEGDITQKGYEKKRTKLLAPYFIHTPVEPPRRNDAQPAAPSSSSSHAPPPSSSSRYRERRSRRTHRSGGTRDDRYRSDIHTEAVQAALAKHKEEKMALPMPTKRRSTYVQSPIETRTPPDSSSGSEDETSVARQSSVGAPPPLVNPNLQSPDSWINRTVQGSSTSSSASSTLSHGEAKPQPQSQPQPQHQHQPQPQPQYKPQYQPLYQPHHQLQYQQQEQPHTAAVTNLLAQSRIAPSENSAPPPDVTAVAPPSRGPRVDLPSNAVVRGMSRGQSRSSMMETADGRGNIQRVPVSSRVSTKIQQLLNTLKRPKRPPLSEFFTDDSEEIVEVPQPDPNTPKPEGRQIIPVKGEPLGVVSNWPPALQAALARWGATQGKSPALTALDITGKPLYTLTYGKLWSRSVKLAFTLLNKLGAKNEQILKPGDRVALVYPNSDPGMFWVAFYGCLLAEVIPVPIEVPLSRKDAGISQVGFLLGSCGVGLALTSEICLKGLPKTPTGEIMQFKGWPRLKWVVTDSKYLTKPSKDWQPHIPTANTDPAYIEYKASKEGTVVGVAVSKVAMLTHCQALTQACNYCEGETLVNVLDFKKDMGLWHGVLTAVMNRIHTISVPYAVMKACPLSWVQRVHIHKARVALVKCRDLHWAMMAHRDQRDTSLASLRMLIVADGANPWSVSSCDAFLNVFQSHGLKPEVICPCATSPEAMTVAIRRPGVPGAPLPARAILSMGGLSHGVIRVNTEDKNSALTVQDVGHVMPGALMCIVKPDGPPQLCKTDEIGEIIVNSRAGGNMYYGLPGVTKNTFEVIPVNANGVPIGEIPFVRSGLLGFVGPGSLIFVVGKIEGLLMVSGRRHNADDLVATALAVEPVKTVYRGRIAVFSVTVFYDERVVIVAEQRPDASEEDSFQWMSRVLQAIDSIHQVGLYCLALVPANTLPKTPLGGIHISDTKQFFLDGNLHPCNILMCPHTCVTNLPKPRQKQPVGVGPASVMVGNLVAGKRIAQAAGRDLGMIEDQDLVRKLCMWPTVMHQYLTEALHWRAQTDPDHVLFVLLNAKGVAVSTATCVQLHKRAEKIAAALTEKSSINTGENVVLLYPPGIDLIAAFYGCLYAGCVPVNVRPPHPQNLAATLPTVRMIIDVSKAACILTTQHLMRTLRSKEAAASVNIKTWPTIIDTDDLPRRKPPQIYKPPTAEMIAYLDFSVSTTGMLTGVKISHAAVSALCRSIKLQCELYSSRQIAICLDPYCGLGFVLWCLASVYSGHQSILIPPFELESCLSLWLSTLSQYRIRDTFCSYSVMELCTKGLGTQTELLKARGVNLSCVRSCVVIAEERPRLALTHSFSKLFKDVGLSSRAVSTAFGSRVNLAICLQGTTGPDPCTVYVDMKSLRHDRVRLVERGAPQSLPLMESGKILPGVRVIIVNPETRGPLGDSHLGEIWVNSPHSASGYYTIYGEENLQANHFNTKLSFGDPLTLWARTGYLGFVKRTELLDASGDRHDALFVVGSLDETLELRGLRYHPIDIETSVSRAHRSIAESAVFTWTNLLVVVSELCGSEQDALDLVPLITNVVLEEHHIIVGVVVIVDPGVIPINSRGEKQRMHLRDSFLADQLDPIYVAYNM; encoded by the exons GAGACGCTCCACTTATGTGCAATCTCCCATCGAAACCCGCACACCGCCAG acTCCTCATCAGGTTCTGAAGATGAGACGTCTGTGGCCAGGCAGTCATCAGTGGGCGCACCTCCACCTCTTGTGAATCCAAACCTTCAAAGCCCGGACTCTTGGATAAACCGCACCGTCCAGGGctcctccacatcctcctcGGCCTCCTCCACCCTGTCTCATGGAGAGGCCAAGCCACAGCCTCAGAGCCAGCCTCAAcctcagcatcagcatcagccaCAACCTCAACCCCAGTATAAGCCGCAGTACCAACCTCTGTATCAGCCTCACCACCAACTGCAGTACCAACAGCAGGAGCAGCcccacactgcagctgtgacCAACTTGCTGGCTCAGAGTCGCATTG CCCCCTCTGAGAACAGTGCCCCTCCTCCGGATGTCACAGCTGTGGCTCCTCCATCCAGAGGACCGCGGGTGGACCTGCCCTCCAACGCCGTGGTTAGAGGGATGAGCCGCGGACAGAGCCGCTCGAGCATGATGGAGACTGCGGACG GAAGAGGTAATATCCAGA GAGTTCCTGTGAGCAGCAGAGTGTCCACGAAGATCCAGCAGCTGCTCAACACCCTTAAGAGGCCCAAAAGGCCCCCGCTCAGCGAGTTCTTCACTGACGACTCAGAGGAGATTGTAGAAG TGCCCCAGCCAGACCCCAACACACCAAAGCCAGAGGGTCGTCAGATCATTCCAGTTAAAGGGGAGCCTTTGGGAGTGGTCAGTAACTGGCCTCCAGCCCTGCAGGCAGCACTAGCCCGTTGGGGGGCCACACAGGGGAAGAGCCCTGCGCTCACTGCTCTTGACATCACAGGGAAACCGCTCTACACACTGACTTATG GGAAGCTGTGGAGTCGCAGTGTGAAGCTGGCGTTCACCCTTCTGAACAAACTGGGTGCCAAGAATGAACAAATCCTCAAACCTGGGGACCGG GTGGCATTGGTGTACCCCAACAGTGACCCTGGGATGTTCTGGGTGGCCTTTTATGGCTGCCTCCTGGCTGAAGTTATACCTGTGCCTATTGAAGTACCACTGTCTCGCAAG gaTGCAGGTATCAGTCAGGTGGGGTTTCTGCTGGGTAGCTGCGGTGTTGGTCTGGCTCTAACCAGTGAGATCTGTTTAAAGGGTTTGCCCAAGACACCCACTGGAGAAATAATGCAGTTTAAAG GCTGGCCTCGACTGAAGTGGGTGGTGACAGACTCAAAATACCTGACCAAGCCTTCCAAAGACTGGCAGCCGCACATCCCCACTGCCAACACTGATCCTGCATATATAGAG TACAAGGCGAGTAAAGAGGGCACAGTGGTGGGTGTGGCTGTCTCTAAAGTAGCCATGTTGACCCACTGCCAAGCACTGACCCAGGCCTGCAACTACTGTGAAG GGGAAACTTTAGTTAATGTCCTGGACTTCAAAAAGGATATGGGCCTGTGGCATGGAGTTCTCACG gctGTGATGAACAGGATACACACTATCAGTGTTCCTTATGCAGTAATGAAGGCTTGTCCTCTCTCCTGGGTCCAGAGGGTCCACATCCACAAAG CTCGGGTAGCTTTGGTGAAATGCCGTGATTTACACTGGGCCATGATGGCTCATCGGGACCAGAGAGACACCAGTCTGGCTTCATTACGTATGCTCATTGTTGCAGATGGTGCTAACCCCT GGTCGGTGTCTTCCTGTGATGCCTTCCTAAATGTGTTCCAGTCCCACGGGCTGAAACCTGAGGTTATCTGTCCCTGTGCCACCTCTCCTGAGGCCATGACAGTAGCTATACGCAG ACCGGGTGTCCCTGGTGCACCCCTCCCCGCCCGTGCTATACTTTCCATGGGCGGCCTGAGCCACGGTGTCATCAGGGTCAACACTGAGGACAAGAACTCTGCCCTGACTGTACAAGATGTGGGACATGTCATGCCTGGAG CTCTGATGTGCATTGTCAAGCCAGATGGGCCTCCTCAGTTGtgtaaaacagatgaaatagGGGAGATAATCGTAAACTCCCGTGCTGGAGGCAACATGTACTATGGCCTGCCTGGAGTCACCAAAAACACCTTTGAG GTGATTCCGGTTAATGCTAACGGAGTTCCCATTGGAGAGATTCCATTTGTGCGGTCAGGACTCTTGGGGTTTGTTGGCCCA GGTAGTCTGATCTTTGTGGTGGGGAAGATTGAGGGTCTGCTGATGGTGAGCGGGCGGAGACACAACGCTGATGACCTGGTGGCCACTGCTCTTGCCGTGGAGCCAGTTAAGACCGTGTACCGCGGAAG GATcgctgtgttttcagtcacGGTGTTCTATGATGAAAGGGTTGTGATTGTGGCAGAGCAGAGGCCAGATGCCAGCGAGGAGGACAGCTTCCAGTGGATGAGCCGGGTGCTTCAG GCCATTGACAGCATCCATCAGGTGGGCCTGTACTGTCTGGCTCTGGTCCCAGCCAACACCTTACCCAAAACACCCCTGGGTGGCATCCATATCTCTGACACCAAGCAGTTCTTTTTAGACGGCAACCTGCACCCCTGCAACATCCTAATGTGTCCTCATACGTGTGTCACCAACTTGCCCAAGCCTCGCCAGAAGCAGCCGG TTGGTGTAGGTCCAGCATCCGTCATGGTGGGTAACCTGGTGGCAGGGAAGAGGATTGCCCAGGCTGCAGGCAGGGACCTCGGCATGATCGAAGACCAGGATCTCGTCCGGAAG CTCTGTATGTGGCCTACTGTGATG CATCAGTACTTGACAGAGGCTCTACACTGGAGGGCGCAGACAGACCCGGACCACGTCCTCTTTGTTCTCCTTAATGCCAAG GGCGTAGCAGTGAGCACAGCGACCTGTGTGCAGCTTCACAAGCGGGCGGAGAAGATAGCTGCAGCGCTgactgagaaaagcagcatcAACACTGGGGAGAACGTAGTCCTGCTCTATCCTCCTG GCATTGATTTGATAGCTGCCTTCTATGGTTGTCTCTACGCTGGATGTGTTCCCGTAAACGTCAGACCGCCGCACCCTCAGAACCTTGCAGCCACGCTGCCGACTGTCCGCATGATTATTGAT GTCAGTAAAGCCGCGTGCATCCTAACCACTCAACATCTCATGAGGACTCTGCGCTCCAAAGAGGCTGCTGCCTCTGTGAACATTAAAACATGGCCCACGATCATTGACACAG ATGACCTTCCTCGTCGCAAGCCTCCACAGATCTATAAGCCACCCACTGCAGAGATGATTGCTTATCTGGACTTTAGTGTGTCCACTACAGGCATGCTTACTGGGGTAAAG atTTCCCATGCGGCGGTCAGTGCACTTTGTCGCTCCataaagctgcagtgtgaactGTACTCCTCTCGCCAAATAGCCATCTGCCTGGATCCATACTGTGGTCTGGGCTTTGTCTTGTGGTGCCTCGCAAG CGTTTACTCAGGTCACCAGTCCATCCTGATTCCTCCCTTCGAGTTGGAGAGCTGTTTGTCCCTGTGGCTGAGCACGCTCAGTCAGTACCGTATCAGAGACACCTTCTGCTCCTACTCTGTCATGGAGCTGTGCACTAAAGGACTAGGTACTCAGACTGAATTACTCAAG GCCCGTGGAGTGAACCTGTCGTGTGTGCGGAGCTGCGTGGTGATAGCAGAGGAGCGGCCTCGCCTCGCCCTCACACACTCCTTCTCCAAGCTGTTTAAGGACGTGGGGCTGTCGTCCAGAGCTGTCAGCACTGCCTTTGGTTCCAGGGTTAACCTGGCCATCTGCCTGCAG ggcaCCACTGGTCCTGATCCCTGTACGGTTTACGTGGATATGAAGTCCCTCCGCCATGACAG AGTGAGGCTGGTGGAGAGAGGAGCACCTCAGAGTCTTCCTCTGATGGAGTCTGGCAAG ATACTGCCAGGTGTTCGGGTGATAATCGTAAATCCAGAGACAAGAGGTCCACTGGGGGACTCTCATCTTGGAGAG ATCTGGGTGAACAGCCCTCACAGTGCCAGTGGCTACTACACCATCTATGGAGAGGAAAATCTCCAGGCCAACCACTTCAACACCAAGCTCAGCTTTGGAGACCCACTGACTTTATGGGCCAGAACAGGATACTTGGGTTTTGTGAAGAGGACTGAGCTGCTGGATGCTAGTGGGG ATCGTCACGACGCTCTCTTTGTGGTGGGATCGCTGGATGAGACCTTGGAGCTAAGAGGGCTGCGCTACCACCCAATTGACATTGAAACCTCAGTGTCCCGGGCTCACCGCAGTATTGCTGAGAG TGCTGTGTTTACGTGGACCaacctgctggtggtggtgtCGGAGCTGTGTGGTTCAGAGCAGGATGCGCTGGACCTGGTGCCTCTGATAACCAATGTTGTCCTAGAGGAGCACCACATCATCGTGGGTGTGGTGGTCATCGTGGACCCCGGCGTTATACCCATCAACTCCAGGGGAGAGAAGCAGCGCATGCACCTTCGCGACTCGTTCCTCGCCGACCAGCTGGATCCCATTTATGTCGCTTACAACATGTGA